Proteins co-encoded in one Spirosoma endbachense genomic window:
- a CDS encoding RNA polymerase sigma factor: MTDAELLAKYRDPSSRNYAFNLLVRQYQQKIYWHIRKMVIDHDDADDLVQETFIKVWNSLEQFRGDSQLYTWIYRIATNECLNFLNKKRRRFFLPIGDVEGELMEKLESNSDFVTSGNELSGEEIQLKLQKALLKLPDKQRLVFNMKYFDDMKYEEIAEITGTSVGALKASYHLAVKKIEDYLDKSDTSD, translated from the coding sequence ATGACTGACGCAGAACTCCTCGCCAAATACCGCGACCCGTCGAGCCGGAATTATGCCTTTAATCTGCTGGTACGTCAGTATCAGCAGAAAATTTATTGGCATATCCGTAAGATGGTCATTGACCACGACGACGCTGATGATTTGGTTCAGGAAACATTTATTAAAGTCTGGAATAGCCTGGAACAGTTTCGGGGTGACAGTCAGTTATATACCTGGATTTACCGCATTGCTACCAACGAATGCCTCAATTTTCTGAACAAGAAGCGACGACGTTTTTTCCTGCCTATTGGCGACGTCGAGGGCGAATTGATGGAAAAACTGGAAAGCAATTCGGATTTCGTCACGTCGGGCAACGAGTTAAGTGGCGAAGAAATTCAACTGAAGTTGCAGAAGGCCCTGCTAAAATTACCGGATAAACAACGGCTGGTGTTCAACATGAAATACTTCGATGACATGAAGTACGAAGAAATTGCCGAGATTACCGGTACGTCAGTTGGAGCCTTAAAAGCATCCTATCACCTTGCCGTAAAAAAAATCGAAGATTATCTGGATAAATCTGATACGTCTGATTAA
- a CDS encoding Spy/CpxP family protein refolding chaperone: MVNFTTMRHAWIGWIVALVMTTHITMAQNDPNGRQKIEAAKIGMITNRLNLTTDQAPQFWAVYNEYNGKKQELNRRIRQLSNEPSRTSLNDNQLVNGLREINSTKQKLADLDEEYMSRFLKVISPAQLTELYKTEQTFNKMLLNRLNNQN, translated from the coding sequence ATGGTTAATTTTACCACGATGAGACACGCATGGATTGGTTGGATAGTAGCTTTAGTGATGACAACACACATCACAATGGCGCAAAACGACCCTAACGGACGCCAGAAAATTGAGGCCGCAAAGATTGGCATGATTACCAATCGGCTCAATCTGACAACAGATCAGGCACCACAGTTCTGGGCGGTTTATAACGAATACAACGGTAAAAAGCAGGAGTTGAACCGCCGGATTCGGCAGTTGAGTAACGAGCCTTCCCGTACGAGCCTCAACGATAATCAGTTGGTAAATGGCCTGCGCGAGATAAACTCAACCAAGCAAAAACTCGCCGATCTTGATGAAGAATATATGAGTCGGTTTCTGAAGGTAATCAGTCCGGCCCAATTGACCGAGTTATATAAAACAGAGCAGACTTTTAATAAGATGCTGCTTAATCGGTTGAACAATCAGAATTAA
- a CDS encoding LiaI-LiaF-like domain-containing protein, producing MQRRNGLFWGIFLLTFGVLFLARRVGWLDVNWHSLVNLWPVLLILAGINLILERRGNPAAFITTVMLAVAVPTTLFGFFTHDRDHDGFGIHWNNHDDDDDDDDHHRNDNDNDDNEDDYHSERDNRDAGKIQTNTFTEAMDADTREAVLKLAGGAGRFIISDPTTELIKADTKQNIGSYSMSVDRDETTHIPTIELKPTDENQHIDLKDGKFENRVDVHLNDKPVWSMDIALGAGQGDLDLSAYTVKDLKLAVGAADLDLKLGAKADVSDVKLDVGAASVTVHVPKEVGCRIKKDGALNLERLDDFTDVGGGEFESPGYSSTKKKMTIRFDGGISSFKVVRY from the coding sequence ATGCAACGAAGAAATGGATTATTCTGGGGCATTTTTCTGCTCACGTTTGGTGTGCTGTTCCTGGCTCGAAGAGTCGGATGGCTTGATGTCAACTGGCATTCATTGGTAAATCTGTGGCCGGTTCTTCTGATTCTGGCCGGTATTAACCTAATTCTGGAGCGTCGTGGCAATCCGGCGGCCTTTATCACAACGGTGATGCTGGCAGTAGCCGTCCCGACCACTTTATTCGGGTTCTTTACGCACGATCGGGATCACGACGGTTTTGGCATCCATTGGAATAATCATGATGATGATGACGACGATGATGATCATCATCGTAATGACAATGATAACGACGATAACGAGGACGACTATCACTCTGAACGGGATAATCGGGATGCGGGGAAAATTCAGACGAATACGTTCACCGAAGCGATGGATGCCGATACCCGTGAAGCTGTACTGAAACTAGCGGGCGGAGCCGGACGCTTTATAATCAGCGATCCAACGACTGAACTCATTAAAGCTGACACCAAGCAAAATATCGGTAGCTATTCGATGTCGGTGGACCGGGATGAAACAACACACATTCCGACCATTGAGTTAAAGCCGACGGACGAGAATCAACATATTGACCTTAAAGATGGTAAATTCGAGAATCGGGTAGACGTCCATCTGAACGATAAGCCGGTCTGGTCAATGGATATTGCACTGGGTGCCGGGCAGGGCGACCTTGATTTAAGTGCGTATACCGTGAAGGATTTAAAACTAGCGGTGGGGGCAGCTGACCTGGATCTTAAATTAGGGGCCAAAGCTGATGTGTCCGATGTGAAACTCGATGTGGGTGCGGCTTCGGTGACAGTGCATGTTCCGAAAGAGGTAGGATGCCGCATTAAAAAAGATGGCGCCCTGAATTTAGAACGCCTTGATGATTTTACCGATGTAGGTGGTGGCGAATTTGAGAGCCCTGGCTACAGTTCTACCAAAAAGAAAATGACGATTCGCTTCGATGGCGGTATCTCCAGCTTTAAGGTAGTTCGGTATTAG
- a CDS encoding PspC domain-containing protein: protein MNKRLERISDQAQIGGVCAGIADYFGIDRAVVRLIFVIGIFIPHFPALIIYCILWIALPERRFGGSTAQTTVYANPVFSMNPYNPNQPASPDRSLIGGAVLILLGVLFLLDRYLDIDFGDLWPFVLIAIGLWLIFRDRIKTPYDPDKNNTNNPL, encoded by the coding sequence ATGAACAAACGATTAGAACGTATTTCCGACCAGGCCCAAATAGGGGGAGTATGCGCTGGTATAGCCGATTATTTTGGCATAGATCGTGCCGTAGTCCGGCTCATTTTTGTGATAGGAATTTTTATCCCCCATTTTCCGGCTCTTATCATTTACTGTATCTTGTGGATCGCACTGCCAGAACGTAGGTTCGGTGGATCAACAGCTCAGACAACCGTTTATGCAAACCCCGTTTTTTCTATGAATCCCTACAATCCCAATCAACCCGCATCGCCCGACCGTAGCCTTATCGGCGGGGCAGTTCTGATTCTTCTCGGCGTTCTGTTTCTGCTGGATCGCTATCTCGATATTGACTTTGGCGATCTTTGGCCATTCGTTCTGATTGCGATTGGATTGTGGCTGATTTTCCGGGATCGTATCAAAACGCCATACGATCCTGATAAAAATAACACCAACAACCCTTTATAA
- the trpF gene encoding phosphoribosylanthranilate isomerase, whose amino-acid sequence MALTTLVKISNVTNLSDARYCAGMGVDMLGFSMDAESADYVDPKKFEEIKSWVAGVQIVGETTSTDPEVIEHLLETYQPDLLQVDESALLPYLGSLGKPLILRVDLSQLTLDHLDSFLQTGATGAEYVLLESNGPLHLDDDLKRALQRLAGRYPVLLGTGVSAVNVHDLLAQLPVRGIALSGGDEEHPGNKEFGELMDILEAIEEE is encoded by the coding sequence ATGGCTCTCACAACTCTTGTTAAAATCTCCAACGTTACGAATCTTAGTGATGCCCGGTATTGTGCTGGTATGGGTGTTGACATGCTTGGCTTTTCAATGGACGCTGAATCAGCAGATTATGTTGACCCTAAAAAGTTTGAAGAAATAAAATCGTGGGTTGCCGGAGTACAGATTGTAGGCGAAACAACGTCGACTGATCCGGAAGTTATTGAGCATCTACTTGAGACCTATCAGCCTGATCTGCTTCAGGTTGATGAGTCAGCTTTACTACCGTACCTGGGTTCATTAGGAAAACCACTCATTCTACGGGTCGATTTGTCGCAGTTGACCCTCGATCATCTTGATAGCTTCCTGCAGACAGGTGCAACCGGGGCCGAATACGTGCTGCTCGAAAGCAATGGGCCACTTCACCTTGATGACGATCTGAAACGGGCACTCCAACGGCTGGCAGGACGATACCCCGTATTATTGGGCACCGGTGTTTCTGCCGTCAATGTACATGATCTATTGGCACAGCTTCCTGTTCGGGGAATTGCGCTTAGCGGTGGCGACGAAGAACATCCTGGCAATAAAGAATTTGGTGAATTGATGGATATTCTGGAAGCCATCGAGGAAGAGTAA
- a CDS encoding sugar phosphate isomerase/epimerase family protein gives MKHWTKYLLGGAIAALSIVSAIAQKNPEDKAGWKLGAQAYSFRLFPFAEALRKIDSCGLKYVEAFPGQPIGGGMEGKMDFKMDAATRQAVKKLIKDKGLTVVAYGVINPKTDEEWSALFEFAKDMGILNINSEPTPEQMPLVRKLAEQYKINVALHNHPKPSRYWHPDTVLAAIGGSKYIGSCSDIGHWVRSGLDPIECLKKLNGHVIGMHFKDVKKDTPDGKYHDVVWSTGDCKVEAVIAELKRQHFKGPISAEYEYHWENNGPEIAESVKNFREIYNRVKVQ, from the coding sequence ATGAAACATTGGACAAAGTACCTCCTGGGCGGGGCAATCGCAGCGTTAAGTATCGTTTCGGCAATAGCCCAGAAAAACCCCGAAGATAAGGCAGGGTGGAAACTGGGAGCTCAGGCATATTCATTTCGGTTATTCCCCTTTGCAGAAGCCCTGCGGAAAATTGATAGTTGTGGCCTCAAATATGTCGAAGCATTTCCGGGTCAGCCGATTGGTGGAGGCATGGAAGGGAAAATGGACTTTAAAATGGATGCTGCAACCCGGCAGGCCGTTAAGAAATTAATAAAGGATAAAGGGCTGACAGTAGTGGCTTATGGTGTGATCAACCCTAAGACAGATGAAGAATGGAGTGCGTTGTTTGAGTTTGCGAAGGATATGGGTATTCTGAATATCAATTCTGAGCCTACTCCTGAGCAAATGCCTTTAGTACGCAAACTGGCTGAGCAGTATAAAATCAACGTAGCCTTACATAACCATCCCAAACCGTCGCGCTACTGGCATCCTGATACGGTTCTTGCCGCTATCGGTGGGAGCAAATACATCGGCTCCTGCTCCGATATTGGTCACTGGGTTCGTTCAGGACTCGACCCGATTGAGTGTCTGAAAAAACTGAATGGCCATGTAATTGGTATGCATTTTAAAGATGTGAAGAAAGATACACCCGATGGTAAATACCACGATGTGGTCTGGAGTACGGGCGATTGCAAAGTAGAAGCCGTCATTGCTGAATTGAAACGCCAGCACTTTAAGGGCCCGATTTCGGCTGAATATGAATACCACTGGGAAAATAACGGCCCTGAGATAGCGGAAAGCGTTAAAAATTTCCGGGAGATTTATAACCGGGTGAAGGTGCAGTAG
- the dnaJ gene encoding molecular chaperone DnaJ, whose amino-acid sequence MATKRDYYEILGVDKNVSAEELKKAYRKMAIKYHPDKNPDDPTAEEKFKEAAEAYDVLNDPQKKARYDQFGHAGVGGAAGGYGAGGPTMEDIFSQFGDVFGDDSPFGSFFRGAQGGGGRQRVRRGSDLRIKLKLNLQEVANGVEKKIKVKRHVTCNTCGGNGSKNGTAVQTCTTCSGTGQTRKVVNTMLGQMVSTSTCPTCNGEGKLVTDRCDVCFGEGRVLQEDVIPIKIPAGVAEGIQLSVGGKGNVPPRGGVAGDLLIVIEEEEDADLKRDGNNVVFDLYVNFVDAAVGTNVEVPTIDGKARITLDPGTQSGKILRLKGKGIKELNGYGRGDQLVHVNVWTPKALSSEERSMLEKLRNSPNFQPKPNKNEKGFFDKMKDFFHG is encoded by the coding sequence ATGGCAACGAAGCGCGATTATTACGAAATACTGGGCGTTGATAAGAACGTCTCGGCGGAGGAGTTGAAAAAGGCATATCGGAAGATGGCCATCAAGTACCATCCCGATAAAAACCCCGATGACCCCACCGCCGAAGAGAAATTTAAGGAAGCGGCAGAGGCTTACGATGTTCTGAACGACCCTCAGAAGAAGGCTCGCTATGACCAGTTTGGTCATGCCGGTGTGGGTGGAGCTGCTGGTGGCTATGGTGCCGGTGGGCCAACCATGGAAGATATATTCAGTCAGTTTGGTGACGTTTTTGGCGACGATTCACCCTTTGGCAGCTTCTTTCGGGGAGCGCAGGGGGGCGGAGGACGCCAGCGCGTTCGTCGTGGCTCCGATCTGCGTATCAAGCTGAAATTGAATTTACAGGAAGTTGCCAACGGCGTCGAGAAGAAAATTAAAGTGAAGCGCCACGTTACCTGTAACACCTGTGGTGGTAACGGGTCTAAAAATGGAACAGCCGTACAAACCTGTACGACCTGTAGTGGAACGGGGCAAACCCGCAAAGTAGTCAACACCATGCTTGGGCAGATGGTCTCGACCAGCACTTGCCCAACCTGTAATGGGGAAGGTAAACTAGTAACCGACCGGTGCGACGTATGCTTTGGTGAAGGTCGTGTATTGCAGGAAGACGTTATTCCAATTAAGATTCCGGCCGGTGTTGCTGAAGGTATTCAATTGTCGGTAGGAGGAAAAGGAAACGTACCCCCGCGGGGTGGTGTTGCTGGTGATTTGCTTATTGTCATTGAAGAAGAAGAGGATGCTGATCTCAAGCGTGATGGTAACAACGTCGTGTTTGATCTGTATGTCAACTTCGTAGATGCCGCTGTCGGCACAAATGTTGAGGTGCCAACTATTGACGGGAAGGCACGTATTACGCTTGATCCGGGCACACAGAGTGGAAAGATACTTCGTCTTAAAGGCAAAGGAATTAAAGAATTGAACGGCTATGGTCGTGGTGATCAACTCGTTCATGTTAACGTCTGGACGCCAAAAGCGTTGTCGTCAGAAGAGCGGTCGATGCTGGAAAAGCTACGTAACTCACCGAACTTTCAACCGAAGCCTAATAAAAATGAAAAAGGGTTCTTCGATAAAATGAAGGATTTCTTTCACGGATAA
- a CDS encoding nucleotide exchange factor GrpE, which translates to MENKDILDEEASTNTQQPDNLTTATAAGEEAVPVNGGESEETTESNSAEGFVAETERIGSELAELKDKYLRLYADFENFRRRTAREKLDLINNANEGLLQALIPVVDDFERAMQSIEATDDIAAVKEGIALIYNKLFKTLENKGLKPMSSKGETFNADLHESVTQFPAPSDDLKGKVIDEIEKGYYLNDKVIRFAKVIVGA; encoded by the coding sequence ATGGAAAATAAAGACATTTTGGACGAAGAAGCGTCTACGAATACGCAACAACCTGACAACCTGACAACTGCAACGGCAGCCGGTGAAGAGGCTGTACCCGTCAATGGCGGAGAGTCGGAAGAAACAACTGAAAGCAATTCGGCAGAAGGCTTTGTAGCTGAAACGGAACGGATTGGCAGCGAATTAGCTGAACTTAAAGATAAATACCTCCGTTTGTACGCTGACTTTGAGAATTTTCGCCGGCGCACGGCCAGGGAAAAACTAGACCTGATCAATAACGCCAATGAAGGCTTATTACAGGCGTTGATACCGGTTGTTGACGATTTTGAGCGCGCTATGCAATCCATCGAAGCAACGGACGATATTGCCGCTGTAAAAGAAGGTATAGCCCTGATCTACAATAAGTTGTTTAAGACTTTAGAGAATAAAGGCTTAAAGCCAATGAGCTCGAAAGGGGAAACGTTCAATGCCGACCTGCACGAGTCTGTAACTCAGTTTCCGGCTCCAAGCGATGATCTCAAAGGAAAAGTCATCGACGAAATTGAAAAAGGGTACTATCTGAATGACAAGGTCATTCGGTTTGCGAAAGTAATTGTAGGAGCATAA
- the queG gene encoding tRNA epoxyqueuosine(34) reductase QueG yields MHSSTSQYTRLIKARALALGFDFCGVAKADFLEEEAPRLETWLKNGMHGQMNYMANHFDKRLDPRLLVDDAKSVITVLLNYYPEQKLPESDADYKLSKYAYGADYHYVIKDKLKDLLAYIQEEIGEVGGRAFVDSAPVMDKAWAKRGGLGWVGKHTNLINREIGSFFFIGELILDLELEPDGPITDYCGTCARCIDACPTDAIVGPYVVDGSKCISYFTIELKEAIPDDVRGKFDNWVFGCDICQDVCPWNRFAKPHKTVEFSPNPELASFTKVDWEEITEDVFREVFRRSAVKRTKLEGLKRNVAFNKPDSVSEN; encoded by the coding sequence ATGCATTCGTCAACAAGTCAGTACACTCGATTGATCAAAGCCAGAGCCCTTGCCTTAGGTTTTGATTTTTGTGGCGTGGCGAAGGCTGATTTTCTGGAAGAAGAAGCGCCCCGTCTGGAAACCTGGCTTAAGAATGGGATGCATGGCCAGATGAATTACATGGCTAATCACTTCGACAAACGGCTTGATCCACGTCTGCTGGTCGATGACGCCAAATCGGTCATAACGGTTTTACTCAATTATTATCCAGAGCAGAAACTTCCCGAATCCGATGCTGATTATAAGCTCTCAAAATATGCTTATGGTGCAGATTATCACTATGTTATCAAAGACAAACTAAAAGATTTACTGGCTTATATTCAGGAAGAAATCGGCGAAGTCGGTGGGCGGGCTTTTGTCGATTCAGCTCCAGTCATGGATAAAGCCTGGGCAAAACGAGGGGGATTAGGCTGGGTCGGAAAACACACCAATCTGATCAATCGCGAGATCGGTTCATTTTTCTTTATTGGCGAGTTAATTCTTGATCTTGAGCTGGAACCTGATGGCCCAATTACTGACTATTGCGGAACCTGTGCGCGTTGCATCGACGCCTGCCCAACCGACGCAATTGTTGGCCCCTACGTGGTTGATGGCAGCAAATGTATTTCTTACTTTACGATTGAGTTAAAAGAGGCAATTCCTGACGATGTTCGGGGAAAATTTGACAATTGGGTCTTCGGTTGTGACATCTGCCAGGATGTCTGTCCCTGGAATCGTTTTGCCAAACCACACAAAACGGTTGAGTTCAGCCCAAATCCCGAATTAGCCTCGTTTACAAAGGTCGACTGGGAGGAAATTACGGAAGATGTTTTTCGTGAGGTTTTCCGCCGATCGGCCGTAAAACGAACCAAACTGGAGGGTCTGAAGCGGAATGTTGCGTTCAATAAGCCTGATTCTGTTTCTGAAAACTGA